In Nostoc sp. UHCC 0926, a single genomic region encodes these proteins:
- a CDS encoding MFS transporter gives MSLASFLARRSFHYGWIVAGLTFLALLVAAGIRSAPGVFIVPLEQEFGWSRATISLAISINLVLYGLIGPFAATVMERIGIRRMMVFSLAVIALGVGLTTLMSASWQLVLLWGVVVGSGSGVIALVLGAIVVNRWFFEKRGLVLGILTASTATGQLVFLPMLASITDRFGWRIAALCLTGAALLIIPAIAVFMRDRPADVGLRPFGDNSETVEVSQPRANSIASTLNALWLGMHKRDFWLLFGSFFICGASTNGLIGTHLIPACIDHGIPEVKAAGLLAIMGLFDFFGTTMSGWLSDRWNNRYLLCWYYGLRGLSLIFLPFSFDFSFYGLSIFAVFYGLDWIATVPPTVRLVANVFGKENVGVMFGWIVAGHQIGAATAAFGAGVLRTWTGSYLQAFILSGVLCMIAAVCVLQIGQSPTKGNSHLSSVTLNS, from the coding sequence ATGTCCTTAGCCTCCTTCCTAGCGCGTCGTTCGTTCCACTATGGCTGGATCGTCGCGGGTTTAACATTCCTAGCCTTGTTGGTTGCAGCCGGAATTCGCTCTGCTCCGGGAGTCTTTATAGTGCCTCTCGAACAGGAGTTCGGCTGGAGTAGAGCTACTATATCTTTGGCAATATCCATTAACTTAGTACTCTACGGACTAATTGGCCCTTTTGCCGCCACAGTCATGGAGCGGATTGGCATTCGCCGGATGATGGTGTTCTCACTTGCTGTCATTGCTCTCGGTGTCGGTTTAACCACTTTGATGTCAGCGTCTTGGCAGCTAGTCTTGCTGTGGGGTGTAGTTGTCGGTTCTGGTAGCGGAGTTATCGCCCTGGTTTTGGGTGCTATTGTCGTCAATCGCTGGTTTTTTGAAAAGCGGGGTCTGGTTCTCGGCATCCTAACCGCCAGTACAGCTACCGGGCAACTGGTGTTTCTGCCCATGCTGGCCTCAATAACCGATCGCTTTGGGTGGCGAATTGCCGCTCTATGTTTGACTGGTGCAGCACTTCTAATTATTCCAGCGATCGCAGTCTTTATGCGCGATCGTCCGGCAGATGTTGGTTTGCGACCCTTTGGCGACAATAGCGAAACGGTGGAAGTCTCACAGCCTAGAGCAAATTCCATCGCCTCTACCCTCAACGCTCTCTGGCTGGGAATGCATAAACGCGACTTCTGGCTGTTATTTGGTAGCTTTTTTATCTGTGGTGCTAGCACAAATGGGTTGATTGGGACTCATCTAATTCCCGCTTGTATTGACCACGGTATTCCTGAAGTCAAAGCTGCTGGTCTTTTGGCAATCATGGGACTATTCGATTTTTTTGGTACTACTATGTCCGGTTGGCTATCTGACCGCTGGAACAATCGCTACTTATTGTGCTGGTACTACGGACTGCGGGGTTTATCTTTGATTTTCTTACCCTTCAGTTTCGACTTTTCCTTCTATGGACTTTCCATTTTCGCTGTCTTCTATGGACTTGATTGGATTGCCACCGTACCACCTACAGTACGTCTTGTTGCTAACGTCTTCGGTAAAGAAAATGTCGGCGTTATGTTCGGCTGGATTGTCGCAGGACATCAGATCGGTGCAGCCACAGCAGCATTCGGAGCCGGGGTATTGAGAACCTGGACGGGTAGTTATTTACAAGCGTTTATTTTATCAGGCGTTCTCTGTATGATTGCCGCAGTTTGTGTACTGCAAATTGGTCAAAGTCCGACTAAGGGCAATTCACACTTATCTTCAGTCACGCTCAATTCTTAG
- a CDS encoding NAD(P)H-dependent oxidoreductase, giving the protein MNVLIVYAHPNPNSFNHAILDSVVTGLKEAGHTPKIKDLYTLSLKITLDAEDFEQIGKGKTPDDILKEQQDILWAEGLIFIYPIWWYDRPAILKGWIDRVFLQGFAFDTDADGIKGLLIHKKAIIFQTTGGTEAMFIHIGTDKDVFRHTMMEGTLQFCGIQNIIYKPFYGVPHISQADREQMLSETYELAKNF; this is encoded by the coding sequence ATGAATGTCTTAATCGTTTATGCCCATCCAAATCCCAATAGTTTTAATCACGCCATCCTTGACTCTGTGGTAACTGGACTCAAAGAAGCAGGTCATACTCCCAAAATTAAGGATCTTTATACTTTATCTTTAAAAATTACCCTTGATGCCGAAGATTTTGAGCAAATTGGCAAGGGAAAAACGCCAGATGATATCTTAAAAGAACAACAAGATATTCTCTGGGCTGAGGGACTTATTTTCATTTACCCAATTTGGTGGTACGACCGTCCAGCTATTCTCAAAGGCTGGATTGATCGGGTATTTTTACAAGGCTTTGCCTTTGATACAGATGCCGATGGTATCAAAGGCTTACTCATCCACAAAAAAGCCATCATCTTTCAGACCACTGGCGGCACAGAAGCAATGTTTATACACATCGGCACTGATAAGGATGTATTCCGACACACCATGATGGAAGGTACTTTACAGTTCTGTGGCATTCAAAACATTATCTATAAGCCTTTTTATGGTGTGCCACATATTTCGCAAGCAGACCGAGAACAAATGCTGTCGGAAACTTATGAACTGGCTAAAAATTTCTAA
- a CDS encoding SDR family NAD(P)-dependent oxidoreductase codes for MATTALIVGAGSGLSASLARLFAKEGFSVALAARQTEKLNQLNSEIGAVSFAADVSKPDEVEQLFIDVENKVGSPNVVVYNPSFRVRGPLVDLDPGEVAKTLDVTAYGGFLVAQAATKRFLQLGGGAIFFTGASASIKGYPLSAPFAMGKFALRGLAQSIARELAPKNIHVAHFVIDGGIRSTGRQDPADNPDSTLDPDAIAQTYLSILRQPRSAWTWEIELRPWVENF; via the coding sequence ATGGCAACAACAGCTTTAATTGTCGGTGCAGGTAGTGGACTGAGCGCTTCTTTAGCTCGCCTATTTGCAAAAGAAGGATTCAGCGTCGCTTTAGCAGCTCGCCAAACTGAAAAACTCAATCAATTGAACAGTGAAATTGGCGCAGTTAGTTTCGCTGCTGATGTCTCAAAGCCAGACGAAGTAGAACAGTTATTTATTGATGTTGAAAATAAAGTCGGTTCCCCGAATGTTGTCGTTTACAATCCCAGTTTCCGGGTGCGGGGGCCTCTTGTTGATTTAGACCCTGGTGAGGTGGCAAAAACCTTAGATGTAACTGCCTATGGTGGCTTTCTTGTGGCCCAAGCTGCTACCAAAAGGTTTTTGCAGCTTGGCGGCGGTGCTATATTTTTTACTGGAGCCTCAGCGAGTATCAAAGGTTATCCTCTGTCTGCTCCCTTTGCAATGGGTAAATTTGCATTGCGCGGTTTGGCTCAGAGTATTGCTAGAGAATTAGCACCGAAAAATATCCATGTGGCGCATTTCGTGATTGATGGTGGAATCCGCTCAACAGGCCGCCAAGATCCAGCAGATAATCCTGATAGTACTCTTGACCCGGATGCGATCGCTCAAACTTATCTCAGTATTCTCCGCCAACCCCGCAGTGCTTGGACATGGGAAATAGAACTACGTCCGTGGGTAGAGAACTTCTAG
- a CDS encoding class I SAM-dependent methyltransferase → MRIDFGATAIDYAKHRAGFPSSLFNKLSEYGIGLPGQNIVDLGTGTGTLARGFADRGAYVIGIDRSVSLLEQASQLSESAQLKVDYRVATAENTELLDSSADVVTAGQCWHWFDRLRVVQEIIRILRRNGSIAIAHFDWIPLKGNVVEATEQLIKAHNPAWNLDGGNGLYPLWLQDIGEGGFREIRTFSYDVFVPYTHEDWRGRIRASAGVGASLTPEKVEVFDQELATLLEAKYPTPILQVHHRVWAAIAKSPQY, encoded by the coding sequence ATGAGAATTGATTTTGGTGCAACTGCTATTGATTATGCAAAACACCGCGCTGGCTTTCCCAGTTCATTATTTAACAAACTGTCTGAATATGGTATAGGTTTACCAGGGCAGAACATTGTTGACCTTGGCACAGGAACAGGAACACTAGCGCGGGGCTTTGCAGATAGAGGTGCTTATGTGATTGGCATAGACCGGTCAGTCTCGCTTTTAGAACAAGCAAGCCAGTTAAGCGAATCTGCCCAACTCAAAGTAGATTATCGAGTCGCAACTGCCGAAAATACCGAGTTACTAGACTCAAGTGCGGATGTGGTAACTGCTGGACAGTGTTGGCATTGGTTTGACCGTTTGCGTGTCGTCCAGGAAATTATTCGGATATTGAGAAGAAATGGCTCGATTGCGATCGCTCATTTTGATTGGATACCATTAAAAGGTAATGTAGTTGAAGCAACAGAACAACTGATTAAGGCTCATAATCCCGCGTGGAATCTGGACGGGGGTAATGGATTGTATCCCCTGTGGTTACAAGACATTGGCGAAGGAGGATTCCGAGAAATCCGCACATTTTCTTACGATGTATTTGTACCTTATACACACGAAGATTGGCGGGGACGAATTCGGGCTAGTGCTGGTGTGGGAGCCAGCTTGACACCAGAAAAGGTAGAAGTATTTGACCAAGAATTGGCAACATTACTTGAAGCAAAATATCCCACACCAATTCTTCAGGTTCACCACAGAGTTTGGGCAGCGATCGCAAAATCACCGCAATATTAG
- a CDS encoding glutathione binding-like protein — MIDLYYWPTPNGHKITIFLEEIGLPYTINPVNIGAGEQFKPEFLKISPNNRMPAIVDHEPADGGAPISVFESGAILLYLAEKTGKLIPQDLRQRTKVLEWLFWQMAGLGPMAGQNHHFSAYAPEKIEYAINRYVNETGRLYAVLNKQLADREFVAGDYSIADIAAYPWIVPHERQSQNLEDFPHLKRWFETIKARPATIRAYEKAEALQTQALDPDKSRDMLFNQSAKTIQP; from the coding sequence ATGATTGATCTTTATTATTGGCCAACTCCAAACGGTCATAAAATCACAATTTTCTTGGAAGAAATCGGCTTACCATATACCATAAATCCTGTGAATATTGGCGCTGGGGAGCAATTTAAGCCCGAATTTCTGAAGATTTCTCCTAACAATCGGATGCCTGCGATCGTTGACCACGAACCAGCCGATGGAGGTGCGCCAATTTCGGTATTTGAGTCTGGTGCAATCTTGCTATATTTGGCAGAAAAAACCGGGAAATTAATCCCCCAAGATTTACGCCAACGCACTAAAGTTTTAGAATGGTTGTTCTGGCAAATGGCAGGGCTGGGACCAATGGCGGGACAAAATCATCACTTTAGCGCCTATGCTCCCGAAAAGATTGAATATGCCATTAACCGCTACGTGAATGAGACGGGACGCTTATATGCAGTGCTGAATAAGCAACTAGCAGATAGAGAATTTGTGGCTGGCGATTATTCCATCGCCGATATTGCTGCTTATCCCTGGATTGTCCCCCATGAGCGCCAAAGCCAAAACCTAGAGGATTTTCCTCATCTCAAGCGGTGGTTTGAGACAATTAAAGCCCGTCCAGCAACAATTCGCGCCTACGAGAAAGCCGAAGCATTGCAAACTCAAGCGCTTGATCCAGATAAATCACGAGATATGTTATTTAACCAGTCGGCGAAGACTATTCAGCCTTGA
- a CDS encoding GNAT family N-acetyltransferase — translation MSKDFSLSSFPQLETERLLLREITLQDAEAIFAVFCDPGVTQFHDLDSFTSIKEALALIERRAKRLERGDGIRWGIARKQDNVLIGSCGFTWNPQEHDAAEVGYELASTFWKQGIMTEAVGSILQFGFEKMGLRFIVGQVMVDNIASKKLLEKLGFHSQGVLKQYGFFKGQFHDLEQFVLNR, via the coding sequence ATGAGCAAAGATTTCTCACTATCTTCCTTTCCTCAATTAGAAACAGAAAGGCTCCTTCTGCGTGAGATAACGTTGCAGGATGCTGAGGCGATCTTTGCTGTCTTCTGTGATCCAGGCGTGACTCAGTTTCATGATCTTGATAGCTTCACTTCTATTAAAGAAGCGCTCGCACTCATTGAACGTAGAGCCAAGCGGCTTGAGCGAGGAGATGGAATTCGCTGGGGAATTGCTCGTAAGCAAGACAACGTTTTGATTGGTTCTTGTGGGTTTACGTGGAACCCACAAGAACATGATGCTGCTGAGGTTGGTTATGAGCTTGCCAGTACCTTTTGGAAACAAGGCATCATGACTGAGGCGGTGGGTAGTATCTTGCAATTTGGGTTTGAGAAAATGGGTTTGCGTTTCATTGTTGGCCAAGTCATGGTAGACAACATAGCTTCTAAAAAGTTACTAGAAAAGTTAGGTTTTCACAGTCAGGGTGTACTGAAACAGTATGGCTTCTTCAAAGGGCAGTTTCACGATCTGGAGCAATTTGTGCTTAACAGATAA
- a CDS encoding cytochrome P450 yields the protein MRFILTQKVFIQNALPLPVKKIKKTPSFDLIGFGGGEHICIGMEFARMEIKIFLTTLLQRYDWKVTSEYEPNNYHQVPFKIEGKLQVKVKIR from the coding sequence GTGAGATTTATACTAACCCAGAAAGTTTTTATCCAGAACGCTTTGCCCCTCCCCGTGAAGAAGATAAAAAAGACTCCTTCCTTTGATTTAATTGGTTTTGGTGGTGGTGAACATATATGTATTGGAATGGAGTTTGCCAGGATGGAAATAAAGATTTTTTTGACAACCTTGCTGCAACGATATGATTGGAAAGTTACATCAGAATATGAACCTAATAACTATCATCAAGTACCGTTTAAAATAGAAGGAAAACTACAAGTAAAAGTTAAAATTAGATAA
- a CDS encoding cytochrome P450: MMCSRGSITRASAITMKAAAPNNPNETGVLPAISFANLPTAMFSCSLEPLNLGHLKQLNQMTYFLKEIERLYNPAGIVLFRGVVKEIEYAGYCIPPGWVVIVAQGLTHRMSEIYTNPESFYPERFAPPREEDKKDSFL; the protein is encoded by the coding sequence ATGATGTGCAGCAGGGGGTCAATCACCCGTGCATCAGCAATCACCATGAAGGCAGCAGCGCCCAACAATCCTAATGAGACAGGTGTTTTGCCTGCTATATCCTTTGCTAACCTGCCCACTGCTATGTTCTCCTGTAGTTTGGAACCTTTGAACTTGGGACACCTCAAGCAACTTAATCAAATGACTTATTTTTTAAAAGAAATAGAACGACTTTACAACCCCGCAGGTATAGTACTGTTTCGGGGAGTTGTCAAGGAAATTGAATACGCAGGTTACTGCATTCCTCCTGGTTGGGTGGTGATTGTTGCTCAAGGATTAACGCATCGCATGAGTGAGATTTATACTAACCCAGAAAGTTTTTATCCAGAACGCTTTGCCCCTCCCCGTGAAGAAGATAAAAAAGACTCCTTCCTTTGA
- a CDS encoding MFS transporter translates to MGRLAKDIAGKTPVSLGLLGAAAFMVIADARVIDPLLHIIADEFKVGVGSAAIIISAYTIPYGLFQLVYGPLGDRIGKLKVITVALAAFAVGTAVCAFVSNIVLLTLLRVLTGMAAAGVIPVTLAYIGDNFPYEERQAAIGKYLSALVLGQILSGSLGGIFGEYIGWRDIFLLFGIVSLGIAGLLWRGTRHLSDGHRPQSRVGRITFRPYYQLLTQPIARTVIIGVFVEGFCVFGAFAYVGAFLRDRYSLSYVAIGFMLSGFGLGGLIYSRSVKWLVRRLGEIGLMGMGGGLMCISFLAIALFQNWMLFIPLSILMGLGFYMMHSTLQTQATELSPEARGTAVSLFVFNLFVGQGIGAAVFGRIVDNFGYIYCFIVAGVALALLSVWLVKQKQNSDES, encoded by the coding sequence GTGGGCAGGTTAGCAAAGGATATAGCAGGCAAAACACCTGTCTCATTAGGATTGTTGGGCGCTGCTGCCTTCATGGTGATTGCTGATGCACGGGTGATTGACCCCCTGCTGCACATCATTGCTGACGAGTTTAAAGTCGGCGTTGGCAGCGCTGCGATAATTATCTCGGCATACACAATTCCCTACGGACTATTTCAGTTAGTCTATGGGCCACTAGGCGATCGCATCGGCAAACTTAAGGTAATTACGGTAGCACTGGCAGCATTTGCTGTGGGTACTGCTGTTTGTGCCTTTGTATCAAATATCGTCTTACTTACCTTACTGCGGGTTCTCACAGGGATGGCTGCTGCTGGGGTCATCCCCGTTACCCTAGCTTATATTGGTGACAACTTCCCTTATGAAGAACGCCAAGCTGCGATCGGCAAGTATTTAAGTGCGCTAGTGTTGGGTCAAATCCTCAGTGGTAGTTTGGGCGGCATCTTTGGGGAATATATCGGCTGGCGTGATATATTTCTCTTATTTGGCATCGTCTCCCTTGGCATTGCTGGACTTTTGTGGCGGGGAACGCGCCATCTTAGCGATGGTCATCGTCCCCAAAGTCGCGTCGGTAGGATCACATTTCGACCTTATTACCAACTATTGACCCAACCGATCGCTCGGACTGTAATTATAGGAGTGTTTGTGGAAGGCTTTTGCGTGTTTGGGGCATTTGCTTATGTCGGCGCATTTCTGCGCGATCGCTATAGTCTAAGTTATGTAGCGATCGGGTTTATGCTCAGTGGTTTTGGATTGGGTGGACTGATTTACAGTCGCTCAGTTAAATGGTTAGTCAGGCGACTGGGTGAAATTGGTTTAATGGGGATGGGAGGAGGCTTGATGTGTATCAGCTTCTTAGCGATCGCATTGTTCCAGAACTGGATGCTTTTTATCCCTTTGAGTATTTTAATGGGATTGGGCTTTTATATGATGCACAGCACCCTCCAGACCCAAGCCACTGAGCTTTCGCCGGAAGCACGAGGCACTGCTGTTTCGCTGTTCGTCTTCAACCTGTTTGTCGGCCAGGGAATCGGCGCAGCGGTATTTGGTAGGATTGTGGATAACTTCGGCTACATTTATTGTTTTATTGTGGCTGGTGTTGCGCTTGCTCTGCTCTCTGTTTGGTTAGTCAAGCAGAAGCAAAACAGCGATGAAAGCTAA
- a CDS encoding lysophospholipid acyltransferase family protein, translated as MSSKKQHLLNKKPGWSLDERDPKFIEFLMPLFGFLYHYYFRVQTSGWDNIPPQEKVLLVGSHNGGLAAPDMTMMMYDWFRRFGVEQPVYGLMHPSAWQVSPPLAQLVAKAGAIIAHPKMAYAALHSGASVLVYPGGAQDIFRPHYLRNKICFAGRQGFIKLALRENVPIVPVISWGAHDTLIILADCYKIVQQLHEWGMPWLFGIDPEVFPIYLGLPWGLAIGPLPNIPLPVPMYTRVCPPIVFERYGRQAASDRHYVNECYELVVSQMQQELDNLVKLTAKS; from the coding sequence ATGTCATCAAAAAAGCAACATCTCTTGAACAAAAAACCCGGTTGGTCTTTGGATGAGCGAGATCCAAAGTTCATAGAATTTCTGATGCCTTTGTTTGGCTTTTTATATCACTACTATTTCCGAGTTCAAACTAGTGGCTGGGATAATATTCCACCTCAAGAAAAAGTCCTACTTGTCGGTTCGCATAATGGGGGACTCGCTGCACCCGATATGACAATGATGATGTACGACTGGTTCCGACGATTTGGTGTAGAGCAACCCGTTTATGGTTTAATGCATCCCAGCGCTTGGCAGGTTAGCCCGCCACTAGCGCAACTAGTTGCCAAGGCTGGAGCAATCATTGCTCATCCGAAAATGGCTTACGCTGCCTTGCACTCTGGAGCTAGTGTCCTAGTTTATCCTGGTGGAGCGCAAGATATCTTCCGACCGCATTATTTACGTAACAAAATCTGCTTTGCGGGGCGGCAAGGATTTATCAAGTTAGCGTTACGCGAAAATGTGCCAATTGTGCCTGTGATTTCCTGGGGTGCTCACGATACGCTGATTATACTGGCTGACTGCTACAAAATTGTGCAGCAACTCCATGAATGGGGAATGCCTTGGCTGTTTGGGATTGATCCGGAAGTTTTTCCGATCTATCTCGGACTGCCTTGGGGATTAGCAATTGGCCCGTTGCCCAACATTCCATTACCTGTGCCCATGTACACGCGGGTTTGTCCGCCAATTGTATTTGAACGCTACGGTCGCCAAGCAGCCAGCGATCGCCACTATGTCAATGAATGTTATGAATTAGTTGTTAGTCAGATGCAGCAAGAGTTAGATAACTTAGTGAAGCTAACTGCTAAGTCCTAA